Proteins co-encoded in one Acidovorax sp. 69 genomic window:
- a CDS encoding potassium transporter Kup produces the protein MQSSKSSLAALTLGAIGVVYGDIGTSVLYAVKEVFGSGHVPFTPANIYGILSIFFWTLTVIVSLKYVVLVLRADNKGEGGLIAMLALASQAVKDKPKLRGVLLAVGIFGTSLFYGDGVITPAISVLSAVEGLEVVSPHFKQYVIPITLVVLFCLFAVQKRGTGGIGKFFGPITLVWFITIALLGVSHIVGHPEILWALSPHHALGFMWANPGTSFIILGAVVLCVTGAEALYADLGHFGKRPIRMAWFGVAMPALTLNYFGQGALLLAEPEAVKNPFYLMAPDWALVPLVIMATMATVIASQALITGAFSVTKQVIQLGYLPRLNIQHTSVRDTGQIYMPLVNWGLFVAIVLAVVMFRSSSNLAAAYGIAVTLDMLITTTLTFFVIRYGWRYPLVLCIAATGCFFVVDLAFFASNLLKLFQGGWFPLMIGGIVFALMMTWKEGRRLLNDKLRADAIDLRDFLESVFISPPTRVEGTAVFLTAETGAVPNALLHNLKHNKVLHAQNLFVTVHNHETPWIGLDKRLQVEPLGHDCWQVVVHYGFKNDPDLPRALELLRGRGCELEPMTTSYFLSRDTVIPTIGSGMAPWREKLFAQMHHNASGAADFLHLPNNAVVELGSKIEI, from the coding sequence GTGCAAAGCTCCAAATCATCGCTCGCAGCGCTCACGCTGGGCGCCATCGGTGTTGTGTATGGCGATATCGGCACCAGCGTGCTGTATGCCGTCAAGGAGGTGTTCGGGTCTGGTCACGTGCCGTTCACACCTGCCAACATCTACGGCATCCTCTCGATTTTCTTCTGGACGCTGACGGTCATCGTTTCACTGAAGTACGTGGTGCTGGTGCTGCGCGCCGACAACAAAGGCGAGGGTGGTCTGATTGCCATGCTGGCCCTGGCCTCGCAGGCGGTCAAGGACAAGCCAAAGTTGCGTGGCGTCCTGCTGGCCGTGGGTATTTTTGGCACCTCGCTTTTTTATGGTGACGGTGTTATCACCCCTGCCATCTCGGTGCTGTCGGCGGTGGAAGGCCTGGAGGTGGTGTCCCCCCACTTCAAGCAGTATGTGATACCGATCACGCTGGTCGTGCTGTTTTGCCTGTTTGCCGTCCAAAAGCGGGGCACGGGGGGCATCGGCAAGTTTTTCGGGCCCATCACGCTGGTGTGGTTCATCACCATTGCCTTGCTGGGTGTGTCGCACATCGTGGGGCATCCGGAAATTCTGTGGGCTTTGAGTCCGCACCATGCGCTGGGTTTCATGTGGGCGAACCCAGGCACCAGTTTCATCATTCTGGGGGCAGTGGTGTTGTGTGTCACCGGCGCGGAAGCGCTGTATGCCGACCTGGGCCATTTTGGAAAGCGTCCGATTCGCATGGCCTGGTTTGGGGTGGCCATGCCCGCGCTCACGCTCAACTATTTTGGCCAGGGAGCGCTGCTGTTGGCCGAGCCCGAGGCTGTCAAGAACCCTTTCTACCTGATGGCGCCTGACTGGGCGCTGGTGCCGCTGGTCATCATGGCGACCATGGCCACCGTGATTGCATCGCAGGCACTGATCACCGGTGCATTCAGTGTGACCAAGCAGGTCATTCAGCTGGGTTATCTGCCGCGCCTCAATATCCAGCACACCAGCGTGCGTGACACCGGCCAGATCTATATGCCGCTTGTGAACTGGGGGTTGTTTGTGGCCATCGTGCTGGCCGTGGTGATGTTTCGCTCTTCAAGCAATCTGGCGGCGGCCTACGGCATTGCGGTGACGCTGGACATGCTGATCACCACCACGTTGACCTTTTTCGTGATTCGTTATGGCTGGCGGTACCCGCTGGTGTTGTGCATTGCCGCGACGGGCTGCTTCTTTGTGGTGGACTTGGCTTTCTTCGCCTCTAACCTGCTCAAGCTGTTCCAGGGGGGCTGGTTCCCGCTCATGATTGGTGGCATTGTGTTTGCCCTCATGATGACCTGGAAGGAGGGGCGCAGGCTGCTCAACGACAAGCTGCGCGCAGATGCCATCGATCTGAGGGATTTTCTGGAGTCGGTCTTCATCAGCCCACCCACACGTGTGGAAGGTACTGCCGTCTTCCTGACGGCAGAAACCGGTGCGGTGCCCAATGCCTTGTTGCACAACCTCAAGCACAACAAGGTTTTGCACGCGCAGAACCTCTTTGTCACTGTGCACAACCACGAAACTCCGTGGATTGGGTTGGACAAGCGGCTGCAAGTGGAGCCCCTGGGCCATGACTGCTGGCAGGTCGTGGTTCACTACGGCTTCAAAAACGATCCAGACTTGCCGCGCGCGCTGGAGTTGTTGCGCGGCCGTGGTTGTGAGCTGGAGCCCATGACCACCAGCTACTTCCTGTCGCGGGATACCGTTATCCCGACCATCGGGAGCGGCATGGCCCCCTGGCGCGAGAAGCTTTTCGCCCAGATGCACCACAACGCCAGCGGCGCGGCCGACTTTCTGCACCTGCCCAACAATGCGGTGGTGGAGCTTGGGTCCAAGATCGAGATCTGA
- the gshB gene encoding glutathione synthase produces the protein MKLLFIADPLQSFKIYKDTTFAMMREAQRRGHTLAVCEPQHITWQRGGKVTARVQDIHLTGDATHWYQAQSERSAALADFDAVLMRKDPPFDSEYFYATHLLEQAERDGARVFNKPRALRDHPEKLAIMEFPQFIGPTLVTRDAADIQRFHAEHQDIILKPLDGMGGMGIFRVGPDGLNLGSITETLNRHGAQSVMVQKFLPEIVDGDKRVLVIGGKPVPFCLARIPQGSEVRGNLAAGGKGVARPLSVRDREIGEALGPLLQERGLLLAGVDVIGDCVTEINVTSPTCFQEIFDQTGCDVAFLFIDALEAAVVASPR, from the coding sequence ATGAAACTGCTCTTCATTGCTGATCCTCTGCAAAGCTTCAAGATATACAAGGACACCACGTTCGCCATGATGCGTGAGGCCCAGCGGCGTGGTCACACGCTGGCGGTGTGTGAGCCTCAGCACATTACGTGGCAGCGCGGCGGCAAGGTCACGGCTCGGGTCCAGGATATCCATTTGACTGGCGATGCGACGCACTGGTACCAGGCCCAGTCGGAGCGCAGTGCCGCGCTGGCGGATTTTGATGCCGTGCTCATGCGCAAAGATCCGCCTTTCGACAGTGAATACTTCTATGCCACCCATTTGTTAGAGCAGGCCGAACGCGACGGCGCCAGGGTTTTCAACAAGCCACGGGCGTTGCGTGACCATCCGGAGAAGCTGGCGATCATGGAGTTTCCCCAGTTCATCGGTCCTACGCTGGTGACGCGTGACGCAGCAGATATCCAGCGTTTTCATGCAGAGCATCAGGACATCATTCTTAAGCCATTGGATGGCATGGGCGGGATGGGCATCTTCCGCGTAGGGCCAGATGGCCTCAACCTCGGCAGCATTACCGAGACATTGAACCGCCACGGAGCGCAGAGCGTGATGGTCCAGAAGTTTCTTCCAGAGATTGTGGATGGAGACAAGCGCGTCCTCGTCATCGGCGGCAAGCCCGTGCCCTTTTGTCTTGCGCGCATTCCTCAAGGCAGTGAGGTGCGTGGCAATCTGGCTGCGGGCGGAAAGGGCGTTGCCCGGCCTTTGTCTGTGCGCGACCGTGAGATCGGAGAGGCTCTTGGACCGCTTTTGCAGGAGCGGGGGTTGTTGCTTGCGGGCGTGGATGTGATTGGTGATTGCGTCACCGAGATCAATGTGACCAGTCCGACCTGCTTTCAGGAGATCTTCGACCAGACTGGATGTGATGTTGCCTTCCTGTTCATCGATGCGCTGGAGGCTGCGGTGGTTGCGTCTCCTCGCTGA
- a CDS encoding benzoate/H(+) symporter BenE family transporter, translated as MQFFKDLSLSTFVAGFVAVLVGFTSSVAIVFQAAQAFGATPAQITSWMWALGLGMGLCSLVPSLVLRQPVMVAWSTPGAAVLATAGLAGGFSMEEAIGAFMVSAVLIVLAGVTRWFERVMNRIPMEIAAALLAGVLARFGLQAFVAAQTALPLVLLMLMTYLFSRRFAARYAVVITLAVAVAYVASQGQMAWSAVQLELATPVFTQPQFSMAAAVSLAIPLFVVTMASQNLPGVAVIRASGYDLPISRLITLTGVATLVLAPFGAFALNFSAITAAMCMGPEAHADRRRRYTAAVSCGALYVAIGLFGAVITGLLTAFPKELVVAIAGLALLGTIGNGLAAALRDESHREAALITFLVTLSGVVVAGVGSAFWGVVAGSIALFVQQYRRSMAKDT; from the coding sequence ATGCAATTTTTCAAAGACCTGAGTCTGTCGACGTTTGTCGCCGGGTTTGTTGCCGTGCTCGTCGGCTTCACCAGTTCGGTCGCGATCGTGTTCCAGGCGGCCCAGGCGTTTGGTGCGACGCCCGCCCAGATCACGTCCTGGATGTGGGCGCTGGGCCTGGGCATGGGTTTGTGCTCGCTGGTGCCTTCGCTGGTTCTGCGTCAGCCCGTGATGGTGGCTTGGTCCACTCCCGGGGCTGCGGTGTTGGCAACGGCCGGTTTGGCGGGTGGTTTCAGCATGGAAGAAGCCATCGGAGCCTTCATGGTGAGTGCTGTGCTCATTGTGTTGGCGGGTGTCACCCGTTGGTTCGAACGTGTGATGAATCGCATACCGATGGAGATCGCGGCAGCATTGCTGGCCGGTGTACTCGCCCGATTTGGCCTGCAGGCGTTTGTGGCCGCCCAGACGGCGCTGCCGCTCGTGCTTCTCATGCTGATGACTTATCTCTTCAGTCGCCGATTTGCTGCGCGCTACGCCGTTGTGATCACACTGGCCGTCGCTGTGGCATACGTGGCCTCGCAAGGGCAGATGGCGTGGTCTGCGGTGCAACTGGAACTTGCCACGCCGGTGTTCACGCAACCCCAGTTCAGCATGGCAGCCGCCGTCAGTCTGGCCATACCGCTGTTTGTCGTCACGATGGCGTCGCAGAACCTGCCCGGCGTGGCCGTGATCCGTGCGTCGGGCTATGACTTACCCATCTCCCGACTCATCACCCTCACTGGGGTGGCTACATTGGTTCTGGCGCCCTTTGGGGCCTTTGCGCTGAACTTCAGCGCCATTACCGCAGCCATGTGCATGGGCCCCGAGGCGCATGCGGACCGCCGTCGGCGTTACACGGCGGCCGTGTCCTGTGGGGCTCTGTATGTGGCCATCGGACTCTTTGGCGCGGTCATCACCGGCTTGCTGACGGCGTTTCCCAAAGAGCTGGTCGTCGCCATCGCCGGTTTGGCGTTGCTCGGAACCATTGGCAATGGCCTTGCTGCCGCCTTGCGTGATGAATCGCACCGGGAGGCCGCGCTCATCACTTTTCTCGTCACCCTCAGCGGCGTCGTGGTTGCCGGAGTCGGGTCGGCCTTTTGGGGCGTGGTTGCAGGCAGCATTGCGCTATTTGTGCAACAGTACAGGCGTTCGATGGCCAAGGACACCTGA